A stretch of Candidatus Thermoplasmatota archaeon DNA encodes these proteins:
- a CDS encoding C15orf41 family protein, translating into MKYRDYVEISSRLQRPSDMNVIAQSRGLDKELLMVLYTQNVVRDATRRFYQVKRRAPKLLHLWKSGKSFRQISETFSFPPILMALLIMQENKISRKRFWKMALKPEDIKDNRLRQDIKNACKADLVYSPEGIERQRERGRWGEAKLNEWLDKKNIEYRTEAELRGKYKKTPDALFHKPLRLDGSDRMWIESKATFGDPVELKRHVKKQLQPYRSMFGEGLVVYWFGYVEDARVTIPEGVAVMDDRFFEL; encoded by the coding sequence ATGAAGTACAGGGATTACGTGGAGATCTCCAGCCGCCTGCAGAGACCATCGGACATGAACGTCATCGCCCAGAGCAGGGGACTGGACAAAGAACTGCTTATGGTGCTCTACACACAGAACGTCGTCAGGGATGCTACGAGGAGGTTCTATCAGGTCAAGAGAAGGGCACCCAAGTTGCTCCATCTCTGGAAGAGCGGTAAATCCTTTCGTCAGATATCTGAGACGTTCTCATTCCCACCGATTCTGATGGCCCTGCTGATAATGCAGGAGAACAAGATCTCCCGGAAGCGTTTCTGGAAGATGGCCCTCAAGCCTGAGGACATCAAGGACAACAGGCTCCGACAAGACATCAAGAATGCGTGCAAGGCCGATCTCGTTTACTCTCCAGAAGGTATCGAGAGACAGAGGGAGAGGGGCAGATGGGGAGAAGCCAAACTGAACGAGTGGCTGGACAAGAAGAACATCGAGTACCGGACCGAAGCGGAGCTTCGAGGTAAGTACAAGAAGACTCCGGACGCCCTTTTCCACAAACCTCTCAGGTTGGACGGCTCCGACCGGATGTGGATAGAGTCCAAGGCAACATTCGGAGACCCAGTCGAGCTCAAACGGCACGTGAAGAAACAGCTGCAACCGTACCGGTCCATGTTCGGGGAGGGGCTGGTCGTCTACTGGTTTGGCTACGTCGAGGATGCGCGAGTAACCATTCCC